Genomic segment of Paenibacillus sp. FSL R5-0623:
GCCAACCTTTTGCACCATAATACTCCTTACCAAAGAACATAACGAATATGAGCAGGAGCATCCCCACGCCATAGATATATAAATAATTTTTGATTATGAATTTATAGTTAATCATCGACATCCCAAAAAAGACTACGAATCCCAAAATATAAAAGATCACTGCACTTTTCGGGAGTCCCTCCAGCTTTGGACGACCAAACGTTGTACTGTAAATCGACAAAATACTGATAACCATCAGAATAACCAGTATAAACACGATAGAATAGTCTATCTTTTTAAATTTGTGCAGCATGTAATTATGTTCCCCCAAGCATTCAGAAATCTTCGGTATATCTCATTGTAGAGGATTTCACGGCAAAAAGAAAACCCGCGGAACCTTACATTTTCGTCACCTGTTCCGAAGTACGAACACCCAGGACATGCCGCTCGATTCCGGCAAGGTCCGGTACAATGATAATTTCCGGCCAATGTCCCGCCGATTCAAGCAGAGCTGCGATGTCGCGAGCCTGCCCTTGGCCCAGCTCAAAACCAATGATCTGCGGCGGCGCAGGCAACAGCGCCAACTGCTCCAGCATGATACGGTACGGTGCAAGCCCGTCCGGACCGCCGTCCAATGCCATGCGCGGCTCATGATCGCGCACCTCTTGCTGTAACCCGGCGATATCTGCCGCCGGGATGTATGGCGGGTTGGACACCAGGATATCCACCCGTGCCCCGGCGAACGGGGCCAGCAGATCGCCTTCACGGAAGTCGATCTGTACCCCGTTCGCGGCCGCGTTCCGCGCGGCCACTTGCAGGGCAGCCGCCGAGAGATCCCCGGCGCCGACCTGCCAGCGCGGGCGCAGTGAAGCCATCGTCACCGCGATGGCGCCACTGCCCGTGCCGATATCGACGGCGAGCGGAGCGCCGTCAGGAAACACGCGGTCGGCTTCGCGCAGCACAGCCTCGACCAACAGCTCGGTCTCCGGCCGCGGAATCAGCACGGCCGGCGTGACCTCGAACAGCAGCCCATAGAATTCCTGGCTGCCGATAATGTATTGCGCCGGCTCACCCGCAGCCTTGCGCGTGACGGCGTCCTCCCAGCGGCTGCGATGCTCGCTGGGAAAAGGCTCCGGCTGCATCATGTAATACGCGGCGCCATAAACGCCGAGTATATGTTCCAGCAGCAGCCGAGCATTGTTTTGCGGCTCGTACACGCCGCACTTCTCCAAAAAAGAGGAAGCCTCCACGAAGGCTTCCCGACAGCTCTGTTCCGGCGTCATGACAAACTGCGCGCGGGTCACAGATTATTCTCCTCTATCCATCAACTCGGTCTGCTGAGCAATCGTCAGTGCAGACAAGATATCTTCAATCTCCCCGTTCATGATCTGATCCAGCTTGTGCATCGTCAGACCGATACGGTGATCCGTCACACGGCTTTGCGGGAAATTGTACGTACGAATACGCTCACTGCGGTCGCCTGTTCCCACTTTGCTCTTCCGCTCAACAGAGATCTTTGCTTCCTCTTCCATACGTTTCATATCGAAGATACGTGTACGCAGAACCTGCAACGCTTTTTCCTTGTTGGAGTTCTGTGATTTTCCATCCTGACATGTCGCCACGATTCCCGTTGGAACGTGCGTTACCCGTACTGCGGATTTTGTGGTATTAACCGATTGTCCACCAGCACCACTGGAACAGAAGGTATCAACACGGATGTCTTTGTCATGAATTTCAATATCAAAATCTTCGGCTTCAGGCATAACCGCAACCGTTGAAGTTGACGTATGAATACGTCCGCCGGATTCGGTTGTTGGAATACGCTGCACACGGTGTGCGCCACTTTCATATTTCATTTTGCTGTATGCGCCGCGTCCGTTGATCAGGAAAACAACCTCTTTGAATCCACCGAGATCATTTGTGTTAACGTCCATCAGCTCTACACGCCAGCCTTGTGCATCTGCATAACGTGTGTACATCCGATACAGATCTGCTGCAAACAACGCTGCTTCATCTCCACCAGCTGCTCCGCGAATCTCAACAATAACGTTTTTGTCGTCATTCGGATCTTTTGGCAACATGAGTACACGAATCAATTCGTCCAGTTCCTTCTGGCGAGTGCTCAGTTCGTCAATTTCCATTTTGACCATTTCACGCATCTCATCATCCAGTTTCTCACCCTGCATTTCCTTTGCAGCTTCGAGATCCTGACTTACCTGTTTGTATTCATTGTACGCTTCATAAGTTGGTTGCAGATCGGATTGTTCTTTGGAGTATTCCCGCAGCTTTTTGTTGTCACTTGCCACATCCGGGTCACACAAAAGCTCGCTCAACTTGTCATAACGGTCGGCTAACGCCTGTAATTTATCCAACATGTATAGTCACCTCACACATTATTTTGTCCATGCAAAAATCGTTTTTAATAATTATTTCGGTTTCATTATTCATAACATCTATAATCTATATTCCACAACGCACAGGATTCTCACCGAATCCCCTGACCGCAGCATGTATTCACATTCCTGTATGATCGACGTATAACATCGCTACAACGTCATCAAATCCTTTACTTTTAAAGTGAA
This window contains:
- the prmC gene encoding peptide chain release factor N(5)-glutamine methyltransferase; amino-acid sequence: MTPEQSCREAFVEASSFLEKCGVYEPQNNARLLLEHILGVYGAAYYMMQPEPFPSEHRSRWEDAVTRKAAGEPAQYIIGSQEFYGLLFEVTPAVLIPRPETELLVEAVLREADRVFPDGAPLAVDIGTGSGAIAVTMASLRPRWQVGAGDLSAAALQVAARNAAANGVQIDFREGDLLAPFAGARVDILVSNPPYIPAADIAGLQQEVRDHEPRMALDGGPDGLAPYRIMLEQLALLPAPPQIIGFELGQGQARDIAALLESAGHWPEIIIVPDLAGIERHVLGVRTSEQVTKM
- the prfA gene encoding peptide chain release factor 1, translating into MLDKLQALADRYDKLSELLCDPDVASDNKKLREYSKEQSDLQPTYEAYNEYKQVSQDLEAAKEMQGEKLDDEMREMVKMEIDELSTRQKELDELIRVLMLPKDPNDDKNVIVEIRGAAGGDEAALFAADLYRMYTRYADAQGWRVELMDVNTNDLGGFKEVVFLINGRGAYSKMKYESGAHRVQRIPTTESGGRIHTSTSTVAVMPEAEDFDIEIHDKDIRVDTFCSSGAGGQSVNTTKSAVRVTHVPTGIVATCQDGKSQNSNKEKALQVLRTRIFDMKRMEEEAKISVERKSKVGTGDRSERIRTYNFPQSRVTDHRIGLTMHKLDQIMNGEIEDILSALTIAQQTELMDRGE